A genome region from Labilibaculum antarcticum includes the following:
- a CDS encoding glucosamine-6-phosphate isomerase, with translation MKTIFTSKVEQAFHELSGVPEITAKIPYVTVDNFPKLGLMTSLRFLEWAEQNPQGVISLPTGKTPEYFIKYTQFLLENWDKPKGMDIRSQYGLGNMAKPDLSGLQFVQIDEFYPIDPRQHNSFYNYVMKYYIDGFGLDISNSLLINSDEIPLVDNKHFLEVFPDYNIDLSLRYREAKSVVEEMQQKSIFMIDNWCTSYEQKIRDKGGIGFFLGGLGPDGHIAFNTRGSDHFSTTRLTKTNFETQAVAAGDLGGIEISRNRLVITIGLDTITHDSNAVSIIFAAGEAKAEIVKGSLESAPNAIYPASVLQRQKNSRFYLTKGAACKLTDSVNQFYKTGEWTHSKSERSIIDLCQKINKYGHHLTLEDLKADPYTSQIPNLNAETVHTVIDSIKKKMEKGMKPDTNEVIYHTGPHHDDIMLGIMPYTNRQMRSATNDVHFSVLTSGFTAVTNDFVIGVLKECQDYIAKGEIQMLDYPDFFEVGYSKKWDKDVYHFLNSVAARNQNGKRRGLCHRVIRSIVEVWSVRNKSHLTEEIASIISDLENSYDGGKNSPEVQKMKGMIREFEEELVWAHFGTPVKNVHHLRLGFYKGDVFTESPEKNRDMLPVLEEFRKHKPTIISLAMDPEGSGPDTHYKVLQAIAGAVKEWKEEEDLSKLRIIGYRNVWFKYHPSEADSIVPVSLNALDVMENSFSESYLSQVNASFPSYEYDGKFNELTQKIWVQQLKQIQLLLGKNFFYENNHPLVRATHGLVYMKEMTVDEFVAMAQDLEKAVEENPF, from the coding sequence ATGAAAACAATTTTTACATCAAAAGTAGAGCAAGCATTTCATGAATTATCTGGAGTGCCGGAAATTACAGCCAAAATACCTTATGTAACGGTAGATAATTTCCCGAAATTGGGTTTGATGACTTCTCTTCGGTTTTTGGAGTGGGCAGAACAGAATCCTCAGGGAGTTATTAGTTTGCCAACAGGTAAAACACCAGAGTATTTTATCAAGTACACTCAGTTTCTTCTTGAGAATTGGGACAAGCCTAAAGGAATGGATATCCGCAGTCAGTATGGACTTGGAAACATGGCGAAACCAGATTTGAGTGGTTTACAGTTTGTTCAGATTGATGAGTTTTATCCAATTGATCCGCGCCAGCACAATAGTTTCTACAATTATGTGATGAAATACTATATTGATGGTTTTGGCTTGGATATATCCAATTCATTGCTAATTAATTCAGACGAAATTCCATTGGTAGATAATAAGCATTTTCTGGAAGTTTTTCCTGATTACAATATTGATTTGTCGCTTCGTTACCGTGAAGCAAAAAGTGTTGTGGAAGAGATGCAGCAGAAATCAATTTTCATGATTGACAACTGGTGTACTTCTTATGAGCAAAAAATCCGTGATAAAGGGGGCATCGGCTTTTTCTTGGGAGGACTTGGCCCTGATGGTCATATTGCCTTTAACACCCGAGGATCGGATCATTTTTCGACTACACGATTAACAAAAACAAATTTCGAGACACAGGCAGTTGCCGCAGGTGATTTGGGCGGGATTGAAATATCAAGAAACCGTTTGGTGATTACCATTGGCTTGGATACGATTACTCACGATTCAAATGCTGTTTCCATTATTTTTGCTGCAGGTGAAGCCAAAGCTGAGATTGTAAAAGGATCACTGGAAAGTGCGCCAAATGCTATTTATCCAGCTTCGGTGCTACAGCGTCAGAAAAACAGTCGTTTTTACTTAACAAAGGGTGCGGCCTGCAAGTTGACTGATAGTGTGAATCAGTTTTATAAAACAGGAGAGTGGACTCATTCAAAATCAGAAAGATCAATTATTGATCTTTGTCAGAAAATCAATAAATACGGTCATCATTTAACTTTGGAAGATTTAAAGGCTGATCCTTACACCAGTCAGATTCCTAATTTGAATGCGGAAACTGTTCATACTGTTATCGATTCCATCAAAAAGAAGATGGAAAAGGGAATGAAACCTGATACCAACGAGGTAATTTATCATACGGGTCCTCATCACGATGATATCATGCTGGGAATTATGCCATACACCAACCGGCAGATGCGTTCAGCAACCAACGACGTTCATTTTTCTGTTCTTACATCTGGTTTTACAGCGGTTACAAATGATTTTGTAATTGGTGTGTTGAAAGAATGTCAGGATTATATTGCAAAAGGTGAAATTCAAATGCTGGATTATCCTGATTTCTTCGAAGTAGGATATAGCAAAAAGTGGGACAAAGATGTGTATCATTTCTTGAATTCAGTTGCGGCCCGCAATCAAAACGGAAAGCGAAGAGGTTTGTGTCATCGTGTAATTCGTTCCATTGTTGAAGTTTGGAGTGTTCGAAATAAATCACATTTAACTGAAGAAATCGCAAGTATTATCAGCGATTTAGAAAATAGCTACGACGGAGGAAAAAATTCTCCTGAAGTTCAGAAAATGAAAGGAATGATTCGTGAGTTTGAAGAGGAGTTGGTTTGGGCTCACTTCGGTACTCCGGTTAAAAATGTTCATCACTTGCGTTTGGGCTTTTATAAAGGTGATGTGTTTACAGAAAGCCCTGAAAAGAACAGAGACATGCTTCCTGTACTGGAAGAATTTAGAAAACACAAGCCAACAATTATTAGTTTGGCAATGGATCCGGAAGGAAGTGGACCGGATACACATTATAAAGTATTGCAAGCTATTGCTGGTGCAGTTAAGGAGTGGAAAGAAGAGGAAGATTTATCGAAACTTCGAATTATTGGTTACCGAAATGTTTGGTTTAAATACCATCCTTCCGAAGCCGATTCTATTGTGCCGGTTTCACTGAATGCTCTTGATGTTATGGAAAACTCATTTAGCGAAAGTTATTTAAGTCAGGTAAATGCATCCTTTCCAAGTTATGAGTACGATGGCAAATTCAACGAGTTAACTCAAAAAATTTGGGTTCAGCAGTTGAAACAAATTCAATTGCTGTTAGGCAAGAATTTCTTCTACGAAAACAATCATCCATTGGTACGTGCTACTCATGGTCTGGTTTATATGAAGGAGATGACTGTCGACGAGTTTGTTGCTATGGCACAAGATCTTGAAAAAGCAGTTGAAGAAAATCCGTTTTAA
- a CDS encoding hybrid sensor histidine kinase/response regulator transcription factor, which produces MLKFKLYITKSILLIIACNTFLLSYADDPTNFIHVIAEVGQQQTIATSVVEDSLGYLWLNSQTGILRFDGYDYRQYSNSEIFGKDASSTSILDLSKDSHGNIWCVSKKGSISKLMPSEKFVPQYSSITKLAENQSLESLKIGSSRLWLGSNFGTVIGQSFADSTIISFDIYSSGETITSIAEGKDNTVWFSTNKGRIFKGNTSTMALTELKGPFSNPFNTIILSNDKNGNLWIGTELYGLFFYDLKTETYEHFYNKAKTSHFVPTNMIIRIFCDSKGIIWAGTDGGGLYRVNPKTKEVRRYTHSKTNKFSLQSNTIIGLGETNNNDIWIFTNYGNINILLSESFTFGYFSGSISGSPTRVLSILKCKNGNLWIGTDGEGITIIDNTGKAIQQFIAKTNTANGLTGDYIQTIVEDEKQNKWIGTYLNGLLHYDTKTNKFSSIKTVNKVGQIATDIRSLFIDSKNRIWVGSNVGISVYSLSDKQIAFYPHNKNGLKGSIAEVFLKDENNQIWIGMVDGGLFLFQEEKTLEDSFFIPFQLVNTENKVENSISHGASDDQGNLYFVNSYSKLLKFNTKEKKTKPIIGFSDEEIHGVVAVIAEDSSNLWVSRINGISHLDLSTGHSYFYSWKNGTLKNRFLSGSAAKDKDGILYFGGVGGLNHFDPARIKKTKMELRLRINQLKIVNRDAEELIPEQLSVGIEQIKTLKLNHKQTSFSFQFSVINDHLDPNYFYAYRLKGFDKDWITTKNTRVATYTNIPYGNYTFEVKAGTKRKLWDIQTQTIELKILPPFWLRWWAYLIYTILFLIISFFIIRYSIMWARLKKKLFLKELQNEKNKELYELKMNFFAKMSHEIQTPLTLILSPIENMIERAEGNLLLRQRLQVIKNNANRLSRIAMELMTVRNKELGKLKISVSENNIIKDINNTALSFMEHARFKQIDFSVEGIEKEEILLWYDRQKLEHVIYNLLANAFKFTPREGKIILAINENIEERKVEIKIIDTGIGIPGNELTNIFNLFYQSKDGKAIGGTGIGLALSQELILLHKGKITVESEHHKGTTFTLSIPTGNQHFRQEEIAYHESNKEEINEKPILPSNLNEGLKELIPDENKKNILIVEDNYEMLMFLEDSFKILYNVRVAQNGQEAIDCLSDYKADIILSDVMMPIMDGITLCKNLKEKKCTRHIPIILLTTKNTTSSKLEGLKFGAIEYINKPFNVKELLLKVNNILDAQKRVIEQYRAEILTDCKKLEVESPDEKFIESVLLEMEKNFEDPEFRLEELAVSLNMSYSNIYRKFQSLTDKTLVDFMRSFRLQKTIPLLVNYNFTISEIAFRVGFNDPKYFSKCFKKEYQKTPKQYKLEHESMRCSGNLNPDK; this is translated from the coding sequence ATGCTTAAATTTAAATTGTATATCACTAAATCTATTCTTCTAATAATAGCTTGCAATACTTTTCTCCTTTCATATGCAGATGACCCCACAAACTTTATCCATGTAATAGCAGAGGTAGGTCAACAGCAAACTATTGCCACAAGCGTTGTTGAAGATTCACTTGGCTATCTGTGGCTCAATTCTCAGACAGGCATTCTACGCTTTGACGGATATGATTACCGTCAATATTCAAACAGTGAAATATTTGGTAAGGATGCATCTTCAACCTCAATTCTAGACTTATCAAAAGATTCTCATGGTAACATATGGTGTGTATCTAAAAAAGGATCAATATCCAAACTGATGCCATCAGAAAAGTTTGTACCACAATATTCCAGTATTACAAAGTTGGCTGAGAATCAAAGCTTGGAGTCATTAAAGATTGGTTCATCGAGACTTTGGTTAGGCAGCAATTTCGGAACTGTAATTGGTCAATCTTTTGCAGATTCAACAATTATTAGCTTTGACATTTACTCATCCGGTGAAACTATTACCTCTATCGCTGAAGGAAAAGATAATACTGTATGGTTCAGTACCAACAAAGGCCGGATCTTTAAGGGAAATACATCAACTATGGCCCTAACAGAACTAAAAGGACCTTTCAGTAATCCCTTTAACACAATCATTTTAAGCAACGATAAAAATGGAAATCTTTGGATTGGAACAGAACTTTACGGATTGTTCTTCTATGACTTAAAAACTGAAACCTACGAACATTTTTACAACAAAGCCAAGACTTCACATTTCGTTCCAACCAATATGATCATTCGCATTTTTTGCGACAGTAAAGGAATCATTTGGGCAGGTACGGATGGTGGCGGACTTTACCGAGTGAATCCGAAAACAAAAGAAGTGAGAAGATATACTCATTCTAAAACCAATAAATTTTCGTTACAGAGCAATACGATTATAGGACTGGGAGAAACAAACAACAATGACATTTGGATATTCACAAATTATGGCAATATCAATATCTTACTCAGTGAATCATTTACTTTTGGATATTTTAGTGGCAGTATTTCCGGTTCTCCTACAAGAGTTCTATCCATATTAAAATGTAAAAATGGCAATCTTTGGATTGGTACCGATGGAGAAGGAATCACCATAATTGATAACACAGGAAAAGCAATTCAGCAATTCATTGCAAAAACCAACACGGCCAATGGCCTGACCGGAGATTACATACAAACAATAGTTGAGGACGAAAAACAAAACAAATGGATTGGAACTTACCTTAACGGATTACTCCATTACGATACAAAGACAAATAAATTCTCATCGATAAAAACAGTAAATAAGGTCGGACAGATAGCTACAGATATCAGGTCTTTATTCATCGACAGTAAAAATAGAATTTGGGTTGGCAGCAATGTGGGGATATCTGTCTACTCACTATCTGACAAACAAATAGCCTTTTATCCGCACAATAAAAACGGTCTTAAAGGAAGTATCGCAGAGGTCTTTTTGAAAGATGAAAACAATCAGATTTGGATAGGAATGGTTGACGGTGGATTGTTCTTATTTCAAGAGGAAAAAACATTGGAAGATTCCTTTTTCATCCCTTTTCAATTAGTAAATACTGAAAATAAGGTTGAGAATAGTATAAGTCATGGTGCTTCAGATGATCAAGGAAATCTCTATTTTGTAAATTCTTATTCCAAACTACTTAAATTCAATACTAAGGAAAAAAAAACAAAACCTATTATCGGATTTAGTGATGAAGAGATTCACGGAGTAGTAGCTGTGATTGCTGAAGACAGCTCTAATTTATGGGTTTCACGAATAAACGGTATTTCTCATCTGGATCTTTCAACAGGTCACAGTTATTTTTATTCATGGAAAAACGGAACATTAAAAAATCGCTTTCTTTCAGGAAGTGCTGCCAAAGATAAAGATGGTATCCTCTATTTTGGAGGTGTGGGAGGATTAAATCATTTTGATCCGGCCCGAATAAAAAAAACAAAAATGGAGTTACGGCTTCGCATTAATCAGCTTAAAATTGTTAACAGAGATGCGGAAGAATTAATTCCTGAACAACTTTCCGTTGGGATAGAGCAAATCAAAACTTTAAAGCTCAATCATAAGCAAACCTCTTTTTCTTTTCAATTCTCAGTAATAAACGATCACCTGGATCCAAACTATTTTTATGCCTACCGACTTAAAGGATTTGATAAAGACTGGATCACAACTAAAAACACACGGGTGGCTACTTATACAAATATCCCTTATGGCAATTATACGTTTGAAGTAAAAGCAGGAACTAAAAGAAAGCTTTGGGATATTCAGACTCAAACAATAGAGCTTAAAATCCTCCCCCCATTTTGGCTAAGATGGTGGGCTTATTTGATTTATACAATTCTGTTTTTAATCATCAGTTTTTTTATAATTCGCTACTCCATTATGTGGGCACGATTAAAGAAAAAATTATTTTTGAAAGAACTGCAAAATGAGAAAAACAAGGAGTTATATGAATTGAAGATGAATTTCTTCGCGAAAATGTCGCACGAAATTCAAACGCCTTTAACCCTGATTCTTTCACCCATCGAAAATATGATTGAACGTGCAGAGGGGAATCTCTTACTTCGACAGCGCCTGCAGGTTATTAAGAACAATGCCAACCGATTATCGCGGATTGCAATGGAATTGATGACAGTTCGAAATAAAGAATTGGGAAAATTGAAAATCAGCGTCAGCGAGAATAACATTATAAAAGATATAAATAATACGGCCCTTTCTTTTATGGAACATGCCAGGTTCAAGCAAATTGATTTTAGTGTGGAAGGAATTGAAAAAGAAGAAATTCTGCTTTGGTATGATCGGCAAAAACTAGAACATGTAATTTACAATCTATTGGCCAATGCCTTCAAATTTACACCGCGGGAAGGAAAAATAATATTAGCCATTAACGAGAATATTGAAGAAAGAAAGGTCGAAATAAAAATAATTGATACCGGCATTGGTATTCCGGGCAATGAACTCACAAATATCTTTAATCTTTTCTATCAATCGAAAGATGGAAAAGCAATTGGCGGAACTGGAATTGGCCTGGCTTTAAGTCAAGAATTGATTCTCCTGCACAAAGGAAAGATCACGGTAGAATCAGAACATCATAAAGGAACAACGTTTACCCTATCAATTCCAACTGGCAATCAGCATTTCAGACAGGAAGAAATTGCCTACCATGAATCCAACAAGGAAGAAATAAATGAAAAACCAATTCTGCCTTCAAATTTAAATGAGGGATTAAAAGAATTGATTCCTGATGAAAACAAAAAAAACATTTTGATTGTTGAAGACAATTATGAAATGTTGATGTTTCTGGAAGATAGCTTTAAGATTTTATACAATGTAAGAGTTGCACAGAACGGACAGGAGGCTATAGACTGCCTGTCTGATTACAAAGCGGATATTATTTTAAGTGATGTAATGATGCCAATCATGGACGGAATTACACTGTGCAAAAATTTAAAAGAGAAAAAATGCACTCGTCACATTCCAATTATATTACTGACAACAAAAAATACGACAAGTTCTAAACTGGAAGGTCTGAAGTTTGGCGCGATAGAATATATTAACAAACCATTTAATGTAAAAGAGCTCTTATTAAAAGTAAATAACATTTTAGATGCGCAAAAAAGAGTAATCGAACAATATCGTGCTGAGATTCTTACAGATTGCAAAAAACTGGAAGTAGAATCACCAGATGAAAAGTTCATTGAATCGGTTCTTCTGGAAATGGAAAAGAACTTTGAGGATCCGGAGTTTAGATTGGAAGAACTAGCCGTGAGTTTAAACATGAGCTATTCCAACATCTATAGAAAATTCCAGTCTTTAACTGACAAGACTCTAGTCGATTTCATGCGTTCATTTCGTCTACAAAAGACTATCCCTTTGTTAGTTAATTACAATTTCACTATATCAGAAATAGCTTTTAGGGTAGGCTTTAACGATCCTAAATATTTTTCCAAATGCTTTAAGAAAGAATATCAAAAAACACCAAAGCAATACAAACTGGAACATGAGTCAATGAGATGCTCAGGTAACTTAAACCCCGATAAATAA
- a CDS encoding phosphotransferase enzyme family protein — protein MTDNLKGIALKFSIEGEIADIKPLGEGFINDTFIVTTVGEEAPNYLFQRKNKNIFKDVPSMMGNILKVTTHLKKKVAAKGGDIMREAMTITPTKTGDLYFKDEEGEFWAMCLFIKDNLTYEAADSPELAYAGGKGIGKFQSMLSDMKEPLVDILPGFHNIRFRFKQWDEVLIKDPAGRKAELTEEIAWVEDRRKEMLEFWTLVEDGTIPTRVTHNDTKINNILFDKEGNDLCVIDLDTVLNSTVLNDYGDSMRSYTNTGLEDDDNLDRVSMDMDIFKAYTKGYLEETVSFLTAFEMEYLAFSARYITFEQVLRFLMDYIDGDNYYKIKAPQHNLIRTHAQYKLLTSMEEQYEQMKQVVSKYSKELSV, from the coding sequence ATGACAGATAATTTAAAAGGAATAGCATTAAAATTCTCTATAGAAGGGGAAATAGCAGATATTAAACCTCTTGGAGAAGGTTTTATTAACGATACATTTATTGTAACGACTGTTGGGGAAGAAGCTCCAAACTATTTATTCCAACGCAAGAATAAGAATATATTTAAGGATGTTCCTAGTATGATGGGGAATATTTTAAAAGTAACAACTCACCTTAAAAAGAAGGTTGCTGCTAAAGGTGGAGATATCATGCGTGAAGCAATGACTATCACACCAACTAAAACTGGGGATCTTTATTTCAAAGATGAAGAAGGAGAGTTTTGGGCGATGTGTCTTTTTATTAAAGATAATTTGACATACGAAGCAGCAGATAGTCCTGAATTGGCTTATGCTGGAGGTAAAGGAATCGGAAAATTTCAATCGATGTTATCGGATATGAAAGAACCATTGGTCGATATTCTGCCTGGATTTCATAATATCAGATTTCGTTTTAAGCAATGGGATGAAGTGTTGATAAAAGATCCTGCAGGCCGTAAGGCTGAATTGACTGAAGAGATTGCCTGGGTTGAGGATCGCCGTAAGGAAATGCTTGAATTCTGGACTCTTGTTGAGGATGGAACGATCCCTACACGGGTAACTCATAACGATACCAAAATCAACAATATTCTTTTTGATAAAGAGGGAAATGATTTGTGTGTGATCGATTTGGATACAGTCTTGAATAGTACGGTGCTGAATGATTACGGTGATTCTATGAGATCATATACCAATACTGGCTTAGAGGATGATGATAATTTGGATCGTGTGAGCATGGATATGGATATATTCAAGGCATATACCAAAGGATATTTGGAAGAGACAGTTTCGTTTTTGACCGCTTTTGAAATGGAATATCTTGCTTTTTCGGCCAGATACATCACTTTCGAACAGGTTCTTCGATTCTTAATGGATTATATTGATGGGGATAACTATTATAAAATAAAAGCACCGCAGCACAATTTGATTAGAACTCATGCTCAATACAAATTATTAACAAGCATGGAAGAGCAATATGAGCAAATGAAGCAGGTGGTGTCAAAATACAGCAAAGAATTATCAGTGTAA
- a CDS encoding ROK family protein: MADIAVGIDIGGTNTFFSCIDANGKSWGNGNLPTQDQERFEDFLNDLCNLMDKTIEDSSEDLNLIGIGIGAPNGNFHTGTIENAANLRWKGLLEISRLVKERMNVPVKLTNDANAAALGERIFGGAKNMADYMVITLGTGLGSGIVVNGDLLYGHDGFAGEVGHIIVRPEGRECGCGRRGCLETYVSATGVKRTVYKMLAKHLGDSSLREIPFNKLTAKMVADAANDGDLLAMEVFAYTGKMLGEALANVASVTSPKAIFFFGGLAKAGELIFEPVREAMEKNLLFLYKNKISLLPSELGDDAAVLGASALIWNDQV; the protein is encoded by the coding sequence ATGGCAGATATAGCAGTAGGTATAGATATAGGAGGAACCAATACATTTTTTTCATGTATTGATGCAAACGGAAAATCATGGGGAAATGGAAATCTTCCTACTCAGGACCAAGAACGATTTGAGGATTTCCTGAATGACTTGTGTAATCTAATGGATAAGACGATTGAAGATTCAAGTGAAGATCTTAACCTAATAGGGATAGGTATTGGAGCTCCAAATGGAAATTTTCATACCGGCACAATCGAAAATGCCGCCAATTTAAGGTGGAAAGGATTGCTGGAAATTTCCCGTTTGGTGAAGGAACGCATGAATGTACCTGTAAAACTTACCAATGATGCCAATGCTGCGGCTTTGGGTGAGCGTATATTTGGAGGTGCAAAAAATATGGCTGACTATATGGTTATTACTCTGGGTACTGGTTTGGGAAGTGGTATTGTTGTAAACGGCGATTTGCTTTACGGACATGATGGATTTGCCGGAGAAGTTGGACACATTATTGTGAGACCTGAAGGCCGGGAATGTGGTTGTGGACGAAGAGGGTGTTTGGAGACCTATGTATCGGCCACCGGAGTAAAACGAACTGTGTATAAGATGTTGGCAAAACATTTGGGTGATAGTTCTTTGCGAGAAATTCCGTTTAATAAATTGACTGCAAAAATGGTTGCTGATGCGGCCAATGACGGAGATTTACTGGCGATGGAAGTGTTTGCCTATACGGGCAAAATGTTAGGGGAAGCTTTGGCAAATGTAGCTTCGGTTACTAGTCCTAAAGCTATATTCTTTTTTGGAGGACTGGCAAAGGCTGGAGAGCTTATTTTTGAACCTGTCCGTGAGGCAATGGAGAAGAATTTATTGTTCCTATATAAAAATAAAATTAGTCTGTTGCCTTCAGAATTAGGCGATGATGCTGCAGTTTTAGGAGCGTCAGCTTTAATATGGAACGATCAGGTATAA
- a CDS encoding carbohydrate-binding family 9-like protein codes for MKEYIVKRIKQGYLTITGQEMHPVWEMANVNSDFSYPWENQKAPKTNFRALHDDEYLYFRFDVEDDNVLTFVDEDHKMEVVHSDRIEIFFRQDEKLNPYYCLEMDARGRVLDYVTRYYRDFDYEWSWPESKNLDVKASENTNGYAVEGAIKLSSLEGLGLLKDRVLEAGLYRGYCMKLPEGQVEADLRWISWVKPDSKDPDFHIPSSFGKLKFEN; via the coding sequence ATGAAAGAATATATCGTAAAACGAATAAAACAAGGTTATTTGACAATTACAGGACAAGAAATGCATCCTGTTTGGGAAATGGCTAATGTGAATTCAGATTTCTCTTATCCATGGGAAAATCAGAAAGCTCCCAAAACCAATTTCAGAGCTTTGCATGATGATGAGTATTTGTATTTTCGTTTCGATGTAGAAGATGATAATGTACTTACTTTCGTTGATGAAGATCACAAAATGGAGGTAGTTCACAGCGATCGCATTGAGATATTTTTTAGACAAGACGAGAAACTGAATCCATATTATTGCTTGGAGATGGACGCTCGTGGTAGAGTTTTAGATTACGTAACCCGCTATTACCGCGATTTTGATTATGAATGGTCGTGGCCCGAATCTAAAAATCTGGATGTAAAAGCTTCGGAAAATACAAACGGTTATGCAGTGGAAGGAGCTATAAAGCTATCTTCACTGGAAGGTTTGGGTTTATTAAAAGATCGTGTATTGGAAGCAGGTTTGTACCGTGGGTACTGTATGAAATTACCTGAAGGACAAGTAGAAGCAGATTTAAGATGGATTTCATGGGTAAAACCTGATTCTAAAGATCCTGATTTTCATATACCGTCATCATTCGGAAAGTTGAAATTCGAAAATTAA